From one Rhodovulum sp. ES.010 genomic stretch:
- a CDS encoding DUF2948 family protein: MSQDARFEDGADRPLHLLALGEDDLAVISALTQDAVLPVTEMRWDRRGRRFAMLLNRFRWEDRATADRRDRPYQRVQSVLTVEDVLGVAVQGVDRSDSELVLSLLSVGFEPGAEGTGRVLLTLAGDGALAIDVECLEVTLHDVTQPYEAPSGRAPRHPEG, from the coding sequence ATGAGCCAGGACGCACGTTTCGAGGACGGGGCCGACCGGCCGCTGCACCTGCTGGCGCTGGGCGAAGACGATCTCGCCGTGATCTCGGCGCTCACGCAGGACGCGGTGTTGCCCGTGACCGAGATGCGCTGGGACCGCCGCGGCCGGCGCTTTGCGATGCTTCTCAACCGCTTCCGCTGGGAGGACCGCGCCACCGCGGACCGCCGCGACCGGCCCTATCAGCGCGTCCAGTCGGTGTTGACGGTCGAGGACGTGCTGGGCGTGGCGGTGCAGGGTGTCGACCGCAGCGACTCCGAACTGGTCCTGTCGCTCCTGTCCGTCGGCTTCGAACCCGGCGCCGAGGGCACCGGCCGGGTGCTGCTGACTCTGGCCGGCGACGGGGCCCTGGCGATCGACGTGGAATGCCTCGAGGTCACGCTTCACGACGTGACGCAGCCCTACGAGGCGCCGTCGGGCCGGGCGCCGCGCCACCCAGAGGGCTGA
- a CDS encoding c-type cytochrome, whose product MTRTGFIYTALAAVPLTLGPALAQDVGKEEYVQACASCHGDSGLGDGPLAELINVPMPDLTGLAAANDGAFPMLEVIQIIDGRTGVRGHGEPMPIWGDRFKAKAAPEAGDYGAELVVRGRVLALAQYLQSIQK is encoded by the coding sequence ATGACCCGCACCGGATTCATATATACAGCCTTGGCTGCCGTGCCGCTGACGCTGGGCCCGGCACTGGCCCAGGACGTGGGCAAGGAGGAATACGTGCAGGCCTGTGCGTCCTGTCACGGCGACTCCGGCCTCGGCGACGGGCCGCTGGCCGAGTTGATCAACGTGCCGATGCCGGACCTCACGGGGCTTGCGGCCGCCAATGACGGCGCGTTCCCGATGCTGGAGGTGATCCAGATCATCGACGGGCGGACCGGCGTGCGCGGCCATGGCGAACCCATGCCGATCTGGGGCGACCGGTTCAAGGCCAAGGCCGCACCGGAGGCCGGAGACTACGGGGCCGAGTTGGTGGTGCGCGGACGCGTCCTCGCGCTGGCGCAATACCTGCAGTCGATCCAGAAGTGA
- the hisD gene encoding histidinol dehydrogenase, whose amino-acid sequence MPQFLDSSSATFEAEFEALLGAKREDSPDVDEAVAAIIADVRARGDAAVIELTQRFDRLALTPETLAFSEDEIAAECAKVPAAERDALELAAERIRAYHVRQMPENAQWTDPEGATLGWRWTPVSAAGLYVPGGLASYPSSVLMNALPAQVAGVERLVICAPTPDGKANPLVLLAAKLAGVKTVYRIGGAQAIAALAYGTETIRPVDKITGPGNAYVAAAKRRVFGRVGIDMIAGPSEILVIADGDNDPDWVALDLLSQAEHDESAQAILVTDDAGFGTAVAKAVERRLDTLERRAIAGASWRDFGAVIKVRDLGEAAELSNRVAPEHLELCVADPEALASRITHAGAIFLGQWTPEAIGDYIGGPNHVLPTARSARFSSGLSVLDFMKRTTVAQMTPAALKAIGAAAETLAISESLEAHGLSVRARLDHLNEDAS is encoded by the coding sequence ATGCCCCAATTTCTCGACAGCAGCTCCGCGACGTTCGAGGCCGAGTTCGAGGCCCTCCTGGGCGCCAAGCGCGAGGACAGCCCGGATGTCGACGAGGCGGTGGCCGCGATCATCGCCGATGTGCGCGCGCGCGGCGACGCCGCGGTGATCGAGTTGACCCAACGGTTCGACCGGCTGGCGCTGACGCCCGAGACGCTGGCGTTTTCCGAGGACGAGATCGCGGCGGAATGCGCCAAGGTGCCCGCCGCCGAGCGCGACGCGCTGGAACTCGCGGCCGAGCGGATCCGGGCCTATCACGTCCGCCAGATGCCCGAGAACGCGCAATGGACCGACCCGGAGGGCGCGACGCTGGGCTGGCGCTGGACGCCGGTCTCGGCGGCGGGGCTTTACGTGCCGGGAGGGCTGGCGAGCTACCCATCCTCGGTGCTGATGAATGCGCTACCCGCGCAGGTCGCCGGCGTCGAGCGGCTTGTGATCTGCGCGCCCACGCCCGACGGCAAGGCCAATCCGCTGGTCCTGCTGGCGGCAAAGCTGGCGGGGGTGAAGACGGTCTACCGGATCGGCGGCGCGCAGGCGATCGCCGCGCTGGCCTACGGGACGGAAACGATCCGGCCCGTGGACAAGATCACCGGCCCCGGGAATGCCTATGTGGCGGCGGCCAAGCGCCGGGTCTTCGGGCGCGTGGGCATCGACATGATCGCCGGTCCCTCGGAAATCCTGGTGATCGCAGATGGCGACAACGACCCCGATTGGGTTGCACTGGACCTTCTCAGCCAGGCCGAGCATGACGAAAGCGCCCAGGCGATCCTCGTCACCGACGATGCCGGGTTCGGCACAGCGGTGGCAAAGGCCGTGGAGCGGCGGCTGGACACGCTGGAGCGCCGCGCAATCGCGGGGGCGAGCTGGCGCGATTTCGGCGCGGTCATCAAGGTGCGCGACCTGGGCGAGGCGGCCGAGCTGTCGAACCGGGTCGCCCCCGAGCACCTGGAATTGTGCGTGGCCGATCCCGAGGCGCTGGCCTCGCGGATCACCCATGCCGGCGCGATCTTTCTGGGCCAATGGACGCCCGAGGCCATCGGCGACTATATCGGCGGGCCGAACCACGTGCTGCCGACCGCCCGCTCGGCCCGGTTCTCCTCCGGCCTCAGCGTCCTCGATTTCATGAAACGAACAACCGTGGCGCAGATGACGCCAGCGGCGCTGAAGGCGATCGGCGCCGCGGCCGAGACGCTTGCCATCTCGGAAAGCCTTGAAGCGCATGGCCTTTCGGTTCGCGCCCGGCTGGACCACCTGAACGAGGACGCGTCATGA
- a CDS encoding UPF0262 family protein, which yields MSTARLVHVELDDSNLPPPTPEIEQERKVALFDLLEDNSFALPGREGRPAPEGPYRLTLSIREKRLVFDVRTDAGEPAAEFHLALSPFRQAVKDYWQICESYFDAVKRLPPSQIEAIDMARRGIHNEGARILQERLDGKAELDIDTARRLFTLVCVLHYGG from the coding sequence ATGAGCACCGCCCGTCTTGTCCATGTCGAGTTGGACGATTCCAACCTTCCGCCGCCGACGCCGGAGATCGAGCAGGAGCGCAAGGTCGCGCTGTTCGACCTGCTGGAGGACAATTCCTTCGCCCTGCCGGGGCGCGAGGGGCGGCCGGCGCCCGAGGGGCCCTATCGGCTGACGCTCTCGATCCGCGAGAAGCGGCTGGTGTTCGATGTCCGCACCGACGCGGGAGAGCCCGCGGCCGAGTTCCACCTTGCGCTGTCGCCGTTCCGGCAGGCGGTCAAGGATTACTGGCAGATCTGCGAAAGCTATTTCGACGCGGTCAAGCGCCTGCCGCCCAGCCAGATCGAGGCGATCGACATGGCCCGGCGCGGCATCCACAACGAGGGCGCGCGCATCCTGCAGGAACGTCTCGACGGCAAGGCGGAGCTCGACATCGATACCGCCCGCCGGCTCTTCACCCTGGTATGCGTCCTGCATTACGGGGGGTGA
- a CDS encoding low molecular weight phosphatase family protein, with product MPGPLPSSVLFCCDQNSVRSPMAEGLMKKFYGQQAYVQSVGVHSDREIDGFAVAVCDEMGVQLHRHRARSFDEMEDWGDDLSGFDLIVALSPASLRRAQELTRYYHLDVEYWPVLDPTGLGETRADKLSAYRQARDQIVERLLDRFGPPTQGDAHVS from the coding sequence GTGCCGGGGCCGCTTCCCTCGTCGGTGCTGTTCTGCTGCGACCAGAATTCCGTCCGCTCGCCGATGGCCGAAGGGCTCATGAAGAAATTCTACGGCCAGCAGGCCTATGTGCAGTCGGTGGGCGTGCACAGCGACCGCGAGATCGACGGTTTCGCCGTCGCGGTCTGCGACGAGATGGGGGTGCAGCTGCACCGTCATCGCGCGCGGTCCTTCGACGAGATGGAGGACTGGGGCGACGACCTGTCGGGGTTCGACCTGATCGTCGCGCTGAGCCCGGCGAGCCTGCGCCGGGCGCAGGAACTCACCCGCTACTACCATCTCGACGTCGAATACTGGCCGGTGCTCGACCCCACCGGCCTCGGCGAGACGCGGGCCGACAAGCTGTCGGCCTATCGCCAGGCCCGCGACCAGATCGTCGAGCGGCTGCTCGACCGCTTCGGCCCGCCAACCCAGGGAGACGCCCATGTCTCGTGA
- a CDS encoding ketosteroid isomerase-related protein, giving the protein MSREVIQRYFAAFNAGDTAAMLAELADDVEHHVNEGVIRHGKPAFAEFCAHMSRCYREELTDMVIFATEDGTRAAAEYVVDGTYLETDAGLPEAKGQTYRLPAGSFFTLRGGKIARVTTYYNLADWLRQVQ; this is encoded by the coding sequence ATGTCTCGTGAGGTGATCCAACGCTATTTCGCCGCCTTCAACGCTGGCGACACCGCCGCCATGCTGGCAGAACTGGCAGACGACGTTGAACACCACGTCAACGAGGGCGTGATCCGGCACGGAAAGCCCGCCTTCGCCGAGTTCTGTGCGCACATGTCGCGATGCTACCGCGAGGAGTTGACCGACATGGTGATCTTCGCGACCGAGGACGGCACGCGAGCTGCCGCCGAATATGTCGTGGACGGCACCTATCTGGAGACCGACGCGGGCCTGCCCGAGGCGAAGGGGCAGACCTACCGGCTACCGGCCGGGTCATTCTTCACGCTGCGCGGCGGCAAGATCGCCCGCGTCACCACCTATTACAACCTCGCCGATTGGTTGAGGCAGGTGCAATGA
- a CDS encoding GNAT family N-acetyltransferase yields the protein MSLDYRVLTGAEVEAALDDLAALRIRVFRDWPYLYDGDPEYERRYMAGYRDNPRAILVAAFDGARLVGASTGTPLEDHADDFAAAFADTGHDLVDIFYCAESVLLPEYRGQGAGHAFFEAREAHGRQLGRRFCTFCGVVRPEDHPLRPAEYRPLDAFWRKRGYEKLAGVVAEFEWKDIDQPAATAHTLQFWMKPL from the coding sequence ATGAGCCTCGATTACCGTGTCCTGACCGGAGCGGAGGTCGAGGCCGCGCTCGACGACCTGGCCGCGCTGCGCATCCGCGTGTTCCGCGACTGGCCCTATCTTTACGACGGCGACCCCGAGTACGAGCGCCGCTACATGGCCGGCTACCGCGACAACCCGCGCGCGATCCTGGTCGCGGCCTTCGACGGCGCGCGTCTGGTCGGGGCCTCGACCGGCACCCCGCTCGAGGACCATGCGGACGATTTCGCCGCCGCCTTCGCCGACACCGGGCACGATCTGGTGGACATTTTCTACTGCGCCGAAAGCGTCCTGCTGCCGGAGTATCGCGGGCAGGGCGCGGGCCATGCCTTCTTCGAGGCACGCGAGGCGCATGGCCGCCAGCTTGGCCGCCGGTTCTGCACCTTCTGCGGCGTGGTGCGGCCCGAGGATCACCCTTTGCGCCCGGCGGAATACCGCCCGCTCGACGCGTTCTGGCGCAAGCGCGGCTATGAAAAGCTGGCCGGGGTTGTTGCCGAGTTCGAGTGGAAGGATATCGACCAGCCCGCCGCCACCGCGCACACGCTTCAGTTCTGGATGAAACCGCTGTGA
- a CDS encoding carbon-nitrogen hydrolase family protein — protein sequence MKLAAAAYPIDWHDSWASYEDKISGWVAEAAEEGADLLVFPEYGTMELASLAGPAVAGDLEQALRTVSDLAEPADALHARLATSHGVHILGASAPVWYGERPVNRARLFCPDGQTAFQDKQIMTRFERETWDVRSGGPLTLIETALGRIGVLICYDAEFPLLARALVAAGAEILLVPSCTDALSGYWRVRVGAMARALEGQCIVVQAPTVGPAVWCPAVDENVGAAAIYGPPDQGFPDTGVLAEGALNVRGWVHAGVDRAALAHVRSAGQVLNMAHWPEQDSRAVKVVSVAFHAFKP from the coding sequence GTGAAGCTCGCCGCCGCCGCCTATCCTATCGACTGGCACGACAGCTGGGCCAGCTATGAGGACAAGATCTCGGGCTGGGTCGCTGAGGCGGCCGAAGAGGGCGCCGACCTTCTGGTGTTTCCCGAATACGGCACGATGGAACTGGCCTCGCTCGCCGGGCCCGCCGTGGCGGGGGACCTTGAACAGGCGCTCCGCACCGTGTCCGACCTGGCCGAGCCGGCCGATGCGCTGCACGCGCGCCTTGCCACCTCGCACGGCGTTCACATCCTGGGCGCCAGCGCGCCGGTCTGGTACGGGGAACGCCCGGTCAACCGCGCCCGGCTGTTCTGCCCCGACGGGCAGACCGCGTTCCAGGACAAGCAGATCATGACCCGCTTCGAGCGCGAGACCTGGGATGTACGCTCGGGCGGGCCGCTGACGCTGATCGAGACCGCGCTGGGCCGGATCGGCGTGCTGATCTGCTACGACGCCGAGTTTCCGCTGCTAGCGCGCGCCCTTGTGGCGGCCGGTGCGGAGATCCTGCTGGTGCCGTCCTGCACGGATGCGCTTTCGGGCTATTGGCGGGTGCGTGTCGGCGCGATGGCCCGGGCGCTCGAGGGTCAGTGCATCGTGGTGCAGGCGCCCACCGTGGGCCCCGCGGTCTGGTGCCCGGCGGTCGACGAAAATGTCGGCGCTGCGGCAATTTACGGCCCGCCCGATCAGGGATTTCCCGACACGGGCGTCCTGGCCGAAGGCGCGCTGAATGTGCGCGGCTGGGTGCACGCCGGGGTCGACCGGGCGGCGCTTGCCCATGTGCGGTCGGCGGGGCAGGTGCTCAACATGGCCCACTGGCCGGAACAGGACAGCCGCGCGGTGAAGGTTGTCTCTGTGGCATTCCACGCATTTAAGCCTTGA
- the infA gene encoding translation initiation factor IF-1: MAKEEMLEFPGVVKELLPNATFRVELDNGHEIIAHTAGKMRKNRIRVLAGDRVQVEMTPYDLTKGRINYRFK, encoded by the coding sequence ATGGCCAAGGAAGAAATGCTCGAATTTCCCGGCGTCGTGAAGGAACTCCTGCCGAACGCGACATTCCGGGTCGAGCTGGATAACGGCCATGAGATCATCGCGCACACGGCGGGCAAGATGCGAAAGAACCGCATTCGGGTTCTGGCCGGCGACCGGGTTCAGGTGGAGATGACCCCCTACGATCTGACCAAGGGTCGGATCAATTACCGCTTCAAGTAA
- a CDS encoding nucleoside triphosphate pyrophosphatase, translating to MRLILGSASPRRRDLLAQIGVVPDAVCPADIDETPEKSELPRPYCARMAMEKARAVSVAADELVLCADTTVAMGRRILGKPADAAEAAEFLFALSGRRHRVITAVALRLGDHVWERDVVTTVRFKQLSDDEVNAYLASGDWQGKAGGYGIQGMAGAFVPWINGSFSAVVGLPLAETAALLSGAGYPLYGAAP from the coding sequence TTGCGGCTGATTCTCGGATCGGCGAGCCCGCGCCGCAGGGACCTGCTGGCGCAAATCGGCGTCGTGCCCGACGCTGTGTGCCCGGCCGATATCGACGAAACCCCCGAAAAGAGCGAACTGCCGCGCCCCTACTGTGCGCGGATGGCGATGGAAAAGGCGCGCGCCGTCAGTGTGGCGGCCGACGAGCTGGTGCTTTGCGCCGACACCACCGTCGCGATGGGGCGGCGCATTCTCGGCAAGCCCGCCGATGCGGCCGAAGCGGCGGAGTTCCTTTTCGCGCTCTCGGGGCGGCGGCACCGGGTGATCACCGCCGTCGCGCTGCGGCTGGGCGATCATGTCTGGGAGCGCGACGTCGTCACCACCGTCAGGTTCAAGCAGCTTTCCGACGACGAGGTGAACGCTTATCTCGCCTCGGGCGACTGGCAGGGCAAGGCCGGCGGCTACGGCATCCAGGGGATGGCCGGGGCGTTCGTGCCCTGGATCAACGGATCGTTCTCGGCCGTGGTCGGCCTGCCGCTGGCCGAGACGGCCGCGCTTCTTTCGGGCGCGGGTTACCCGCTCTATGGCGCCGCGCCATGA
- a CDS encoding ribonuclease E/G: MKGRSVILDRLGGCKAAALMVDGRLDDLLVDPPDDRPAPGAIFRAVVDRQVKGQGGVFLRLPEGRAFLRQAKGLRPGQGLLVQVTGYAEEGKAAPVTPRLLFKGRYAIVTPDAPGLNVSRSVRDDAERDRLLEIAHDAMAGAVDHLGVILRSACAGVDAAAIAGDIAVMRGLAEDILGEPSEGAAELLLDAPDAHTRAWRDWAEADPDEVIDRPGGFSDTGVREAIDALAGPAPLPGGGRLFVEPTRALVAVDVNTGPDTSPAAGLKANIAAARALPRLLRLRGLAGQVVIDFAPMPKKDRTSLEQVLKSALRGDPVETTLVGWSPLGHAELTRKRERLPLADILPA, from the coding sequence ATGAAGGGGCGCAGCGTCATCCTGGACCGGCTCGGCGGCTGCAAGGCCGCGGCGCTGATGGTGGACGGGCGCCTCGACGACCTGCTCGTCGACCCGCCCGACGACCGGCCAGCCCCCGGGGCGATCTTCCGGGCGGTCGTGGACCGGCAGGTGAAGGGGCAGGGCGGCGTGTTCCTGCGTCTGCCCGAGGGCCGCGCCTTCCTGCGGCAGGCCAAGGGGTTGCGCCCGGGCCAGGGCCTACTGGTGCAAGTGACGGGCTATGCCGAGGAAGGCAAGGCGGCGCCGGTCACGCCGCGCCTGCTGTTCAAGGGCCGCTACGCGATTGTCACGCCTGACGCGCCGGGCCTTAACGTGTCGCGCAGCGTGCGGGACGACGCCGAGCGCGACCGGTTGCTGGAGATCGCCCATGACGCCATGGCGGGCGCGGTCGACCATCTGGGCGTGATCCTGCGCTCGGCCTGTGCGGGCGTCGACGCAGCGGCCATCGCCGGGGACATCGCGGTCATGCGCGGCCTGGCGGAGGACATCCTCGGAGAACCGTCCGAAGGCGCCGCCGAACTTCTGCTGGACGCCCCCGACGCCCATACCCGCGCCTGGCGCGACTGGGCGGAGGCCGACCCCGACGAGGTGATCGACCGGCCCGGCGGTTTTTCCGACACCGGCGTGCGCGAGGCGATCGACGCGCTTGCGGGTCCGGCGCCGCTGCCGGGGGGCGGGCGGCTGTTCGTGGAACCGACCCGTGCGCTGGTTGCCGTCGACGTGAATACCGGCCCCGACACTTCGCCGGCCGCGGGCCTCAAGGCCAATATCGCCGCCGCCCGCGCGCTGCCGCGTCTGTTGCGCCTCAGGGGGCTGGCCGGCCAGGTCGTCATCGACTTCGCGCCGATGCCCAAGAAGGATCGGACCTCTCTCGAACAGGTGCTGAAATCGGCGCTTCGCGGCGACCCGGTCGAGACGACCCTTGTGGGCTGGAGCCCGCTGGGGCACGCTGAACTGACACGGAAACGCGAACGCCTGCCCCTTGCCGACATTCTTCCTGCATGA
- a CDS encoding DNA gyrase inhibitor YacG, giving the protein MSCPICKKPADPAYRPFCSRRCADVDLGRWLGGRYAIPADSPEDLEEAADELSRNPPKPH; this is encoded by the coding sequence ATGAGCTGCCCGATCTGCAAGAAACCCGCCGACCCGGCCTACCGTCCGTTCTGCTCGCGCCGCTGCGCGGATGTGGACCTGGGCCGCTGGCTCGGCGGCCGCTACGCGATCCCGGCCGACAGCCCGGAGGACCTCGAGGAGGCGGCCGACGAACTCTCCCGCAACCCGCCGAAGCCGCACTGA
- a CDS encoding site-specific integrase, whose translation MSAIESFDVERYKKARRSAGAAKATVNRELATLSHLLNQAVEWKWIKSKSVKIARFKEDNQRIVYLTDDQCVALLEAAASDHNENVHAFVMVGLHTGMRHAEILAIRREDVDVGKRVIWVPQAKAGSREQPITRELAEYLERRMDMLPPGCDWVFPSPGGATGHVHTIRKAFRRSAERAGLDPDQITPHTLRHTAVTHLVQAGVDLPTVQRISGHKTLSMVARYAHQSGSHIEAAMDRLEGRVSGTWEDNIRKLEPKSLA comes from the coding sequence TTGAGTGCCATCGAGTCCTTCGACGTTGAACGCTACAAAAAGGCCCGCCGCTCTGCGGGCGCCGCAAAGGCGACCGTAAATCGAGAACTAGCCACGCTTTCCCACCTGCTGAACCAAGCTGTCGAGTGGAAGTGGATCAAGAGCAAGTCGGTCAAAATCGCTCGCTTCAAAGAAGACAACCAGCGAATAGTGTACCTGACCGATGATCAGTGCGTCGCGTTGCTGGAAGCGGCAGCATCGGATCACAACGAAAACGTCCACGCTTTCGTCATGGTCGGACTGCACACAGGGATGCGTCATGCAGAAATCCTCGCGATCCGTCGCGAAGATGTCGATGTCGGAAAGCGAGTGATCTGGGTTCCGCAGGCCAAGGCGGGGTCTCGCGAGCAACCGATCACGCGCGAACTGGCTGAGTATCTGGAAAGACGCATGGACATGTTGCCGCCGGGCTGCGATTGGGTGTTCCCTTCGCCGGGAGGCGCCACCGGCCATGTCCATACGATCCGCAAGGCTTTTCGTCGCTCCGCTGAACGCGCTGGGCTTGATCCCGACCAGATCACGCCTCACACGCTTCGGCATACAGCGGTGACACATCTGGTGCAGGCGGGCGTCGATCTGCCCACAGTCCAGCGCATTTCCGGTCACAAGACGTTGTCCATGGTTGCGCGCTATGCGCACCAAAGCGGGTCGCACATAGAAGCGGCAATGGATCGGCTTGAAGGCCGGGTCAGCGGCACCTGGGAAGACAACATCCGCAAGCTAGAGCCAAAAAGTTTGGCCTGA
- a CDS encoding IS3 family transposase (programmed frameshift), producing MKRTRYSEEQIIGILAEHEAGAKCADLCRKHGMSEGTFYNWKAKYGGMTVSEAKRLKALEDENAKLKKLLAEQMLDLAAMRELVFKKVVTPVVKREAVAHLKARFGLSERRACQIAGADRKTIRYRSQRAPDTELRGRLRELANERRRFGYRRLFVLLRREGEPSGINRIYRLYREEGLTVRKRRARRKAIGTRAPILVEARANARWSLDFVHDQFACGRRFRVLNIVDDVTRECLAAIPDTSISGRRVARELTALIERRGKPGMIVSDNGTELTSNAILKWCAENRIEWHYIAPGKPMQNGFVESFNGRMRDEFLNETLFRNLAHARDLIAAWVADYNTERPHSALGYQTPADYAQTLTTAIARPAARDESSARRAIAQPAPFGVNTNRAPVAAG from the exons ATGAAGCGAACGAGATACAGCGAAGAGCAGATTATCGGCATCCTGGCCGAGCATGAGGCCGGGGCGAAGTGTGCCGATCTGTGCCGCAAGCACGGCATGTCGGAGGGGACGTTCTACAACTGGAAAGCCAAATACGGCGGCATGACGGTGTCAGAGGCCAAACGGCTGAAGGCGCTCGAGGACGAGAACGCCAAGTTGAAGAAGCTGCTGGCGGAGCAGATGCTGGATCTGGCCGCGATGCGCGAGCTGGTTT TCAAAAAAGTGGTGACGCCCGTCGTGAAGCGCGAGGCGGTCGCGCATCTGAAGGCCCGGTTCGGGCTGTCGGAACGACGGGCGTGCCAGATTGCCGGCGCGGATCGGAAGACGATCCGCTACCGGTCGCAACGCGCACCCGACACGGAACTGCGCGGCCGATTGCGGGAGCTTGCCAACGAGCGTCGGCGGTTCGGCTACCGGCGGCTCTTCGTCCTGCTCCGGCGGGAGGGCGAGCCCTCGGGGATCAACCGTATCTACCGGCTTTACCGCGAGGAAGGGCTGACCGTCCGCAAGCGGCGCGCGCGGCGCAAGGCCATCGGCACCCGCGCCCCGATCCTGGTCGAGGCGCGCGCAAATGCCCGTTGGTCACTGGATTTCGTCCATGACCAGTTCGCGTGCGGGCGGCGGTTCCGGGTGCTGAACATCGTCGATGACGTCACGCGCGAATGCCTCGCCGCGATCCCGGACACGTCGATCTCCGGCCGGCGCGTCGCGCGGGAGCTGACGGCGCTGATCGAACGTCGCGGCAAGCCGGGAATGATCGTGTCGGACAACGGGACGGAACTGACCTCGAACGCGATCCTGAAGTGGTGCGCCGAGAACCGGATCGAATGGCACTACATCGCGCCGGGCAAGCCGATGCAGAATGGCTTTGTCGAGAGCTTCAACGGCCGGATGCGGGACGAGTTCTTGAACGAGACGCTGTTTCGTAACCTCGCTCATGCCCGCGACCTGATCGCCGCTTGGGTCGCCGACTACAACACCGAGCGCCCCCATTCGGCCTTGGGCTATCAGACCCCGGCTGACTACGCGCAGACCCTGACCACCGCAATCGCCCGACCCGCTGCGCGAGATGAGAGCTCCGCGCGTCGGGCGATTGCTCAACCCGCGCCATTTGGCGTAAACACCAACCGGGCTCCGGTCGCGGCTGGATGA
- a CDS encoding transglutaminase family protein, with product MRMRIGCRLRYRLTQPTPFIAMLNVHYSRFGDLERADDLVTQPSVPLESYRDGSGNRCTRMMAPAGDFTLSTDGIFRDSGMPDPTAPDAAQHAVQDLPVETLVYVLGSRYCDTDLLSTEAWRLFENTPPGWARVKAICDFVHTTVSFDYMEASATRTASDTLAGRKGVCRDFAHLAIALCRCMNIPARYCTGYLSEFGEPEPHVPNDFAAWLEVYLDGRWWVFDPRNNSRRMGRILIARGRDAADVPLTQTFGPSTLTQFDVWTWDARHDAAETSPVSSN from the coding sequence ATACGGATGCGGATCGGTTGCCGCCTGCGCTACCGGCTAACCCAGCCGACGCCCTTCATCGCCATGCTGAATGTGCACTACTCGCGTTTCGGTGACCTGGAACGGGCCGACGATCTCGTGACGCAGCCGAGCGTCCCGCTGGAAAGCTATCGCGACGGCTCCGGCAACCGGTGCACGCGGATGATGGCCCCGGCGGGGGACTTCACCCTGTCGACTGACGGGATATTCCGCGACAGCGGAATGCCTGATCCGACAGCACCCGATGCCGCACAGCACGCCGTTCAGGACCTGCCCGTCGAAACGCTGGTCTATGTTCTCGGCAGTCGCTATTGCGATACCGATCTTCTGTCGACGGAAGCCTGGCGCCTTTTCGAGAACACACCGCCGGGCTGGGCGCGCGTGAAGGCGATCTGCGATTTCGTGCACACTACCGTCTCATTCGACTACATGGAGGCAAGCGCAACGCGCACGGCGTCTGACACGCTGGCCGGACGGAAGGGTGTCTGCCGGGATTTCGCCCATCTCGCTATCGCTCTCTGCCGTTGCATGAACATTCCGGCCCGCTATTGCACTGGCTATCTGAGCGAATTCGGCGAACCCGAGCCGCATGTGCCCAACGATTTCGCGGCCTGGCTGGAAGTCTATCTCGACGGCCGTTGGTGGGTTTTCGATCCGCGCAACAACTCAAGACGCATGGGACGTATCCTGATCGCCCGTGGCCGGGATGCAGCCGATGTGCCGCTAACCCAGACTTTCGGGCCGAGTACCCTGACGCAATTCGACGTCTGGACCTGGGACGCAAGACACGACGCAGCCGAGACGTCGCCTGTGTCTAGCAATTAA